In Populus nigra chromosome 1, ddPopNigr1.1, whole genome shotgun sequence, one genomic interval encodes:
- the LOC133670804 gene encoding uncharacterized protein LOC133670804 encodes MSSKLTSQGVVLATVMAVSSTVVFLAFSKQKTLPQQVLSESRDSESPTPSQVLRSCLSSEGKRKKKRVQFAENVKNTKGNGDEYRRERQNPWLARREREVSNTRMSRVSRNEIQGNHGMPENRVALYSGILVDRVHKMECSYLFQ; translated from the exons ATGTCATCTAAACTAACCTCACAAGGTGTGGTATTAGCCACAGTCATGGCAGTTTCAAGTACGGTGGTCTTTCTTGCCTTTTCCAAGCAAAAAACGTTGCCTCAACAAGTACTCTCTGAGAGTCGAGATTCCGAATCTCCGACTCCAAGTCAAGTCTTACGTTCTTGCTTAAGTTCAG agggaaagagaaagaagaagagagtgcAATTTGCAGAGAATGTGAAGAATACAAAAGGGAATGGAGATGAGTACAGAAGGGAGAGGCAGAATCCCTGGCTTGCTaggcgagagagagaggtttCGAATACAAGAATGAGCAGAGTTAGCAGAAACGAAATCCAGGGAAATCATGGAATGCCAGAAAATAGGGTTGCTTTGTACAGTGGAATTCTCGTGGACCGTGTACATAAAATGGAATGTTCATATTTATTTCAGTAA
- the LOC133692500 gene encoding uncharacterized protein LOC133692500 isoform X1 gives MHGSSGCLGCYNKPTLITSVGKQSKGPKVKCETVKKPSISEDFWTTSTCDMDYSAVQSQGSISSISIANQTLDQHGGSGSINNVSEFVNHGLLLWNQTRHCWVGNKRSVNEEQLPQEPKLNWNATYESLLGSNKPFPQPIPLTEMVDFLVDIWEQEGMYD, from the exons ATGCATGGG AGCAGTGGTTGTCTTGGTTGCTATAATAAACCCACACTAATTACCTCCGTGGGTAAGCAATCAAAAGGACCAAAAGTTAAATGTGAGACTGTGAAGAAACCTAGCATATCAGAGGATTTCTGGACCACTAGCACATGTGACATGGATTACAGTGCAGTGCAGTCACAAGGAAGCATCTCATCAATTAGCATAGCGAACCAGACTCTTGATCAACATGGTGGCTCTGGCAGTATTAACAACGTTTCTGAATTTGTAAATCATG GTCTTCTTCTCTGGAATCAGACAAGACACTGTTGGGTGGGAAATAAAAGGTCTGTGAACGAGGAACAGCTACCTCAAGAACCCAAATTAAA TTGGAACGCGACATATGAAAGTTTGCTTGGGAGCAACAAACCGTTTCCCCAGCCAATACCACTCACT GAAATGGTGGATTTTCTTGTGGACATTTGGGAACAGGAGGGTATGTATGATTAA
- the LOC133692500 gene encoding uncharacterized protein LOC133692500 isoform X2 codes for MGGCLGCYNKPTLITSVGKQSKGPKVKCETVKKPSISEDFWTTSTCDMDYSAVQSQGSISSISIANQTLDQHGGSGSINNVSEFVNHGLLLWNQTRHCWVGNKRSVNEEQLPQEPKLNWNATYESLLGSNKPFPQPIPLTEMVDFLVDIWEQEGMYD; via the exons ATGGG TGGTTGTCTTGGTTGCTATAATAAACCCACACTAATTACCTCCGTGGGTAAGCAATCAAAAGGACCAAAAGTTAAATGTGAGACTGTGAAGAAACCTAGCATATCAGAGGATTTCTGGACCACTAGCACATGTGACATGGATTACAGTGCAGTGCAGTCACAAGGAAGCATCTCATCAATTAGCATAGCGAACCAGACTCTTGATCAACATGGTGGCTCTGGCAGTATTAACAACGTTTCTGAATTTGTAAATCATG GTCTTCTTCTCTGGAATCAGACAAGACACTGTTGGGTGGGAAATAAAAGGTCTGTGAACGAGGAACAGCTACCTCAAGAACCCAAATTAAA TTGGAACGCGACATATGAAAGTTTGCTTGGGAGCAACAAACCGTTTCCCCAGCCAATACCACTCACT GAAATGGTGGATTTTCTTGTGGACATTTGGGAACAGGAGGGTATGTATGATTAA
- the LOC133692493 gene encoding 26.5 kDa heat shock protein, mitochondrial — MSLARLALRNLPQRTSFSASSSVNHGVSIDGVLGGFRRQRWNHDGLLKRFMTTTTTTSDQIAGRETSDGKEVAIDKDSDKSKLFRRKKGKKGLWRKTDGIDFVPALYEFFPSGLGNALVQATDNINKLFQNLHIPSPSNLIGRVKEKDECYKLRYEVPGVSKEDLKITIDDGVLTIKGELKEEEEEGSDGEHWSMRSYGCYNTSIMLPDDAKADEIKAELKDGVLYITIPRTEKPKKDVKEIDIH, encoded by the exons ATGAGTTTGGCACGTTTGGCCTTGAGGAATTTGCCCCAAAGGACGAGCTTCTCCGCTTCTTCTTCGGTGAATCATGGAGTTAGCATTGATGGTGTTCTCGGTGGGTTTCGAAGGCAAAGGTGGAACCATGATGGGTTGTTGAAGAGGTTtatgacaacaacaacaacaacaagcgATCAAATAGCAGGCCGTGAGACATCAGATGGCAAAGAAGTAGCTATCGACAAGGATAGTGACAAGTCTAAGCTGTTTCGcaggaagaaaggaaagaaaggtCTCTGGAGGAAGACTgatggaattgattttgttccTGCACTTTATG AGTTTTTTCCTTCAGGTCTTGGAAATGCACTTGTGCAAGCAACTGATAACATCAACAAGCTGTTCCAAAACTTGCATATTCCGTCACCCTCGAACCTCATAGGCCGCGTTAAAGAGAAAGATGAATGCTATAAATTACGATACGAGGTTCCGGGTGTATCCAAGGAGGACTTAAAGATCACCATCGATGATGGGGTTTTGACAATAAAGGGAGAGCTcaaggaagaggaggaagaaggaTCAGACGGCGAGCACTGGTCAATGAGGAGCTATGGATGTTATAATACTAGCATTATGTTGCCTGATGATGCTAAAGCTGATGAAATTAAGGCTGAGTTGAAGGATGGTGTGCTATACATTACCATTCCAAGAACTGAAAAGCCTAAAAAGGATGTCAAGGAGATTGACATCCATtaa